A DNA window from Arachis hypogaea cultivar Tifrunner chromosome 18, arahy.Tifrunner.gnm2.J5K5, whole genome shotgun sequence contains the following coding sequences:
- the LOC112773052 gene encoding ABC transporter G family member 9 has translation MEREMVDIESQTNHQEVPNNVFHKRKTPVTLKFEDVVYKIKIENVGILEKKKKASERKVILNGVSGIVQPGEILAMLGPSGSGKTTLLTALGGRLGGRLKGKITYNGDPFSNAMKRNTGFVTQDDVLHPHLTVTETLVFTALLRLPNTVAKEEKVALAKAVMNQLGLVKCKDSIVGGPGLRGVSGGERKRVSVGQELLINPSLLFLDEPTSGLDSTTALRLVSTLFDLARGGRTIVMTIHQPSSRLYYMFTKVLLLSEGNTVYFGKGSEALDYFSGVGFSPALAMNPADFLLDLANGIYTNELNEDVVVDKKQLIQAYKSCNADSQLRQMVQVTNSNSSSRVENTAGFGKWPTNWWQQFTVLLRRDLKERKHEAFASFNIIQVVLTSFIVGLLWYKSDTAHMQDQLGLLFFLSSFWAFYPLYRAIFVFPDERVMLEKERSSGMYRLSSYFMAKMTVDLPMELVLPTVSILITYWMAGLKATAAAFIFMLLTILTLVLVSQGIGLALGACVQNTKVATTFASVIGLTFMITSGFFVQNVPKFIAWLKYISFIYYANELVIFSQYREGETYKCGTGKCLIYEYPGIKGLGFVNNRESQLRASLILLAMLFFYRFIAYVALMRIGVTKKSKSS, from the exons ATGGAACGAGAGATGGTGGACATTGAATCTCAAACAAATCATCAAGAAGTGCCTAACAATGTCTTCCACAAGAGAAAAACTCCGGTGACTCTCAAG TTTGAAGATGTCGTGTACAAAATCAAGATTGAGAATGTTGGaatattggagaagaagaaaaaggcatCAGAACGCAAAGTGATATTGAATGGAGTGTCAGGAATTGTTCAACCGGGTGAGATCCTTGCAATGTTAGGTCCGTCAGGAAGTGGCAAGACAACACTGCTGACTGCATTGGGCGGCCGGCTCGGCGGCCGCCTCAAAGGAAAGATAACATACAATGGAGACCCCTTCAGCAATGCCATGAAGAGGAACACCGGCTTCGTCACGCAAGACGATGTCCTACACCCTCATTTGACAGTAACTGAAACCCTTGTTTTCACCGCTCTCCTCCGGCTACCTAACACGGTAGCCAAAGAGGAGAAGGTGGCATTGGCAAAAGCCGTCATGAACCAACTTGGATTGGTCAAGTGTAAGGACAGTATTGTTGGAGGCCCCGGCCTTCGAGGGGTTTCCGGTGGAGAAAGAAAAAGGGTTAGTGTTGGTCAAGAATTGCTCATAAACCCTAGTTTGTTGTTCCTTGATGAACCAACCTCGGGTTTGGATTCAACTACCGCCTTAAGACTTGTATCAACTTTGTTTGATCTTGCAAGAGGAGGAAGAACTATTGTGATGACAATACACCAACCTTCTAGTAGGTTGTACTATATGTTCACTAAGGTGTTGCTCCTTTCAGAAGGGAACACTGTTTATTTTGGAAAGGGTTCGGAGGCATTGGATTATTTCTCTGGTGTTGGATTTTCTCCAGCATTAGCCATGAACCCTGCTGATTTCCTTTTGGATCTTGCTAATG GGATATACACCAACGAATTGAACGAGGATGTTGTGGTGGACAAAAAACAATTGATTCAGGCATACAAGAGCTGTAACGCTGATTCCCAATTGAGGCAAATGGTTCAAGTAACGAATAGCAACTCATCAAGTAGAGTTGAGAACACAGCAGGGTTTGGAAAATGGCCTACAAATTGGTGGCAACAATTCACAGTGTTGTTGAGAAGAGACCTTAAAGAGAGAAAGCACGAGGCATTCGCTTCCTTCAATATTATTCAGGTCGTCTTGACTTCTTTCATTGTAGGACTATTGTGGTACAAGTCTGATACCGCACACATGCAAGATCag CTTGGACTTCTATTCTTCTTATCAAGTTTCTGGGCATTTTATCCGCTGTACAGAGCAATCTTCGTGTTCCCAGATGAAAGAGTGATGTTGGAGAAAGAAAGATCTTCCGGAATGTACAGACTATCCTCATACTTCATGGCCAAGATGACGGTAGACCTTCCAATGGAACTCGTCCTCCCAACCGTTTCTATTCTCATAACCTACTGGATGGCAGGTCTGAAAGCTACCGCCGCCGCCTTCATCTTCATGCTCCTcactatcctcacccttgtgttggTCTCACAAGGCATAGGACTCGCTCTCGGCGCCTGTGTCCAGAACACCAAAGTGGCCACCACCTTCGCCTCCGTCATAGGGCTAACCTTCATGATAACAAGTGGATTCTTTGTCCAGAATGTTCCCAAATTCATAGCATGGTTGAAGTACATTTCTTTCATATATTACGCCAACGAACTCGTTATATTTTCTCAGTATCGTGAAGGTGAGACTTACAAATGTGGTACGGGTAAGTGCTTGATTTATGAGTACCCTGGAATCAAGGGTTTAGGGTTCGTTAATAATAGAGAGAGTCAATTAAGGGCTTCATTGATTTTGCTAGCAATGCTGTTTTTCTATAGGTTTATAGCTTATGTTGCTCTTATGAGAATTGGAGTCACAAAGAAATCAAAGTCTAGCTAG